A window of the Novipirellula caenicola genome harbors these coding sequences:
- a CDS encoding type III pantothenate kinase, with amino-acid sequence MKRPAGVIAVDVGNTAVKLSLRSNSMPSSAVTADEANSDWIHQSFALDRSRWCDSVVDWVREQTRDDSDAWQWRIASVNQRASDPLWKQVEQSFPQSTRRLISYRDVPMAIDVDSPAQLGIDRLLSAFAAHNRYAAPLIVIDAGSAVTVDWVNTEGAFAGGAILPGLTLQTNALTMGTAALPMIDWQNPDVVSIPGRNTVAAIRLGVLTSVTASIDRLIAFYCEQSAVDGHTAAEKPPVVILCGGDAAVISPHIQSKHVTHAHLVCQGLLDLD; translated from the coding sequence GTGAAGCGGCCGGCCGGCGTGATCGCGGTCGATGTGGGCAACACGGCAGTGAAGTTGTCGCTCCGTAGCAATAGCATGCCTTCGTCAGCAGTGACTGCGGACGAAGCAAACTCGGATTGGATTCATCAGTCCTTTGCCTTGGATCGGTCGCGATGGTGCGACTCGGTTGTCGATTGGGTACGCGAACAAACACGTGATGACAGCGACGCATGGCAGTGGCGAATCGCCAGCGTCAATCAGCGTGCGTCGGATCCGCTGTGGAAACAAGTCGAGCAGTCATTTCCGCAATCGACGCGGCGTCTGATTTCGTATCGCGATGTGCCGATGGCGATTGACGTCGATTCGCCCGCCCAATTGGGAATCGATCGATTGCTCAGCGCCTTTGCCGCACACAATCGCTACGCGGCTCCGTTGATCGTGATCGACGCAGGCAGCGCCGTGACCGTCGATTGGGTGAACACCGAGGGGGCGTTTGCCGGCGGAGCAATCTTGCCGGGATTGACCCTGCAGACCAACGCATTGACCATGGGCACCGCGGCACTGCCGATGATCGATTGGCAGAATCCAGACGTCGTCTCGATTCCAGGACGCAACACCGTGGCCGCGATCCGGCTCGGGGTGTTGACGAGTGTAACGGCGTCGATCGACCGATTGATCGCCTTCTATTGCGAGCAGTCCGCTGTCGACGGGCATACCGCCGCAGAGAAGCCACCCGTCGTAATCCTCTGTGGTGGCGACGCCGCAGTGATCTCGCCACATATTCAAAGCAAGCACGTCACCCATGCGCACTTGGTTTGCCAAGGCTTGTTGGATCTTGACTGA
- the obgE gene encoding GTPase ObgE, with protein MFVDRVRIELHAGKGGDGCMSFRREKFVPRGGPDGGDGGDGASLILEARDGVNSLAAFANRRMYRATKGQPGQGSMRNGRRGQDQTLFVPPGTTVIDAENGFVIKDLAEPGDRFVVARGGKGGRGNASFKSSTNRAPYEKTMGELGESRDVILELKSIADVGLVGMPNAGKSTLLSRITSARPEIADYPFTTKHPNLGIVEIGIERSFVLADIPGLIEGASEGIGLGHEFLRHVERAGLLVHLVEPSPTDGTEPLHNYQAIRAELAQYDASLGEREEIVVVSKSEMEGAEELRQSLAEVTGKHVHMISALNGEGLEELKNEIMDRVQKRREAALAAKAKKNAPVSDSSADQPDKPHRRLPPHLAGPTALMSDDNQATDFDLEASQEKAKSKSEDAT; from the coding sequence ATGTTCGTTGATCGCGTTCGAATCGAGCTTCACGCCGGCAAAGGTGGTGATGGCTGTATGAGTTTCCGCCGTGAGAAATTCGTTCCACGCGGTGGCCCTGACGGTGGCGACGGGGGGGATGGAGCTAGTTTGATTCTAGAAGCCCGTGACGGTGTGAACTCGCTCGCCGCGTTCGCCAACCGGCGGATGTATCGAGCGACCAAGGGGCAACCTGGACAAGGCTCGATGCGAAATGGCCGTCGAGGCCAAGATCAAACGCTGTTTGTGCCTCCGGGAACCACGGTGATCGATGCCGAAAACGGATTTGTCATCAAGGACTTGGCCGAGCCAGGCGATCGCTTCGTTGTTGCCCGCGGCGGCAAAGGCGGCCGCGGCAATGCGTCCTTCAAATCCAGCACCAACCGCGCTCCTTATGAAAAAACGATGGGCGAGTTGGGCGAGTCTCGTGATGTGATTCTCGAACTCAAATCGATCGCGGACGTCGGCTTGGTCGGGATGCCGAATGCCGGCAAAAGCACGCTGCTGAGCCGCATCACCAGTGCTCGTCCCGAGATTGCCGATTATCCATTCACCACCAAACACCCGAACCTTGGCATCGTCGAGATCGGAATTGAAAGATCGTTTGTGTTGGCGGACATTCCGGGATTGATCGAAGGGGCCAGCGAAGGCATCGGACTCGGCCACGAATTTCTGCGTCACGTTGAACGAGCGGGATTGTTAGTCCATCTTGTCGAACCCTCACCCACCGATGGCACCGAACCGCTACACAACTATCAAGCGATCCGCGCCGAATTGGCGCAGTACGATGCGTCGCTAGGGGAACGCGAAGAAATCGTCGTGGTTAGCAAATCGGAAATGGAAGGCGCCGAAGAACTGCGCCAATCGCTTGCCGAAGTGACGGGCAAGCATGTCCACATGATCAGTGCCCTCAACGGCGAGGGGCTCGAGGAACTGAAAAACGAGATCATGGATCGGGTGCAAAAACGCCGTGAAGCCGCATTGGCCGCCAAGGCAAAAAAGAACGCGCCCGTTAGCGATTCGTCCGCGGATCAGCCCGACAAGCCCCACCGGCGCTTGCCACCTCATTTGGCTGGTCCGACGGCTTTGATGTCCGATGACAATCAAGCGACCGACTTTGACCTCGAAGCATCGCAGGAAAAAGCCAAGTCAAAGTCGGAGGATGCGACGTGA